TGGGCATAGAAAGTTTGGAATAACCAGGGTTCACATGGAAGAAGATGCTGGGAAGTTGATGCACTCTGAAACTGGGATGTACTCGCAGGTAATCCGCTTTGCTTTGTCAAGTATATATATTTCTTGACTCCTAGCTTATAAAGTAGTTCCATGTAGTCTTTTAGGCTTGTTAATATCATTTTGGTTCTTTATTCAGGTGGACTTGAATAGAGCAGGGGTACCGTTGCTTGAGATAGTTTCAGAGCCTGATATGAGAACTGGGATCGAGGCTGCTGAATATGCGGCTGAGATACAAAGGTTGGTTCGCTATTTGGGAGTGGGTAATGGCAATATGCAGGAAGGTTCGCTGCGGTGTGATGTGAATGTATCGGTCCGGCCTATAGGGCAGGCAGAGTTTGGAACGAAGGTAACCAAACTTTATCTGCTTAACATACATGGTTACTGAAGCAAAATTCTTGATCCGAATATGGATTTACAACCAATTCCAGTTTCTGAATATCTCCTTCACTCTTTTTTATTGGTAGGTCGAAATAAAGAACATGAACTCATTTTCAGCCATGCACAGGGCAATCGATTTCGAGATTTCTAGGCAGGTTCTTCTCCACAATCAAGGCCTGGCTGATCAAATTGTACAGGAAACTCGACTTTGGGAAGAGGGTGCTCAGGTTTTAACTCTCAACTATCATCATTTAATTGAATTGCATAAATGCTTTACAACTTTCTCTGACTGACCTTGTGTCGACTGTTCAGAAAACGGCAACAATGAGGAAAAAAGAGGGACTTGCGGACTATCGGTATTTTCCTGAACCGGACCTTCCAGAAGTGGTTCTGACGGAGGACTATGTCGAAAGTATTCGTGCATCTTTGCCTGAACTTCCAGAAATGAAGCGCCGGAGATTCGAGAATATGGGCCTCAGCATGCAGGATGTTTTGTTCCTTGCTAACGACACGAATGTTAGTCCTAATGGCCAGttctttttggatttttttcgtcATTAGTATTTGACAAAAACCAATTCCGTGATATGACAAGTTTCAAAATTTCACCTAATGAATGTTGCAGGTCTGCAAGTTTTTCGAGTCTGCTGTTGACAAAGGTGCTGATGTGAAAATGGCGGCCAATTGGATCATGGGTGATATTGCTGCTTATTTGAAGAATGAAAAACTCTCTATAACAGAAATTAAACTTACACCACAGGAGCTGGCTGAACTAATATCCTTCATCAAAGGTGGAATTATCAGCGGAAAAATTGGGAAAGATGTGATTATTcttcactctctctctctctctctctctctctctctctctctctctctctctctatgtatatatatatatatatatatatatatatatatatatatatatatatgaatcgaCTTTAATCATCTAATGTGAATCTGCAGATATTATTTGAGATTATAGCAAAAGGTGGAACTGTCAAAGCTGTCATTGAAGAAAAGGATTTGGTTCAGGCAAGTTAACCACCAACTCTATTGTAATAAATTTGCCACATTATTAATGCAGAACTATGGTTCTATTAGTTTATGCTGTAGGTTGGTTTCATTTGTTGGtccctcatttttttttttgcaactctAGAGGTTTGTTTTGTCTCATCTATTTACTCCTGTGCTTTCCTCTTGTTGATTATAGTCTATTATGTTTTGGATCATGTTATGCTAAACTAGTTTCTATAagttaaaaaaagaaaacaaatgatGTACCTGTCAAGACTGATAAACTTTCACTGATGAATAAAGTCTGTTTTCCTGCCACTTGATAACAGATAACAGATCCTAGTGAGATTGAAAAAATGATTGTGAAGGTGATTGAGGAGAATCCACAGCAGGTGGAGAAATATCGTGGTGGCAAAACCAAGTTGCAAGGCTTTTTTGCTGGGCAGGTACTTTCTTACATCAGAAACAAGTCTGTTTAAATTCTCGAAAGTCTTGACGTTTAAACTTCACACTCATATACAGCTTTTGTCTTGTCTTGGAAATGGAACTTTATCAGAATGCTTTGCCCAGTGGTCGTTGTTAACATTGGCTACCAAATACTTTTCAGGTAATGAAGGCATCAAAAGGTAAGGCCAATCCAGTGCTGTTGAACAAAATCCTATTAGAGAAATTACACGCAAAAAGCTGATGAGGTGAGTctaatatcaaaaaccaatagcATTACCTTGAAACATCTTGATTCTACTTCATGTGTTTTCTCCTCGACTTCTCTTTTGGGGTGCTAATTCATTCATACCCTTGCCTTAGAAGATGCATAAATTTTCTGAAAAATGTCAGCTGGTAGGGATAACTGTCTTTGATTTACTTTGTAAGTTACAGCAATCAAAAGGAAGCTGGGAAGTTAAAGAGAGAAGGACCCAGATTCAATTTCTTCTTAAACTGACAGACCCGATGACTAAATGTTAATAGCAGAGTAAGTTCATGAAGATTCTTAACTTCTTCGATCCTATCAATTTACCCTTTTCTATGGGTGGGGGAAGAACATTActtcctattattattgtgtaAACCCATAGATTGACGGAAGCATTTTCCATTCAATCCTAAAATGTAGATGACAATTGTTACTAAGAATCTATAAGGAGTCTGGTTACAAAGAACGGTTTCAAAAAGGTAATGTTTTAGTCACCCTTAGCTTGAGATTTCGAAAGGATTTATGTGAATAGTTTACTTGATAATCCGCATGAGGGCACTGGGCACAAGAAAAAGCATCTACAATTTATGTTTGTTCATTCAATTCTTCTCCTAGCAATTCTTTGTTGTTATTTATGATGTAGGCTGAGCATGCACTTTACAAAGGCAACAAAAGGACTGGATACTGCAGATACTTGGTTGAGAACAGCAAATGCACTTGTGTTGGAGTTCAAAGGAAAAGCCAAAATGGTGGCCATCACACCAAGACCCACAAGGACTTTTGCCTTCTTGCATAAACAGCTTTTTCCTGCTCTCTCCCTTTATATCAGTTGTTGGTCTTCACTACCGTAAAAACAAAGTTGATGGTTAAGCCACAAtttcatcaaatttcaattgtggTTCCTTTGTTGCGTAAATTGCTAAAACCCGGCGAAGCGAGTTGCACAACTTCACAATAATATTCTCAATGTTGCAAAGAACACGAACACCTGCATAAACGAGAACAAAAATTTAAcaaggctgaattgggggccctggaaaaataattggggacccCTAGCTGGGACAAAAAAGgttatgaaatagtaattggaAGTTATTCCTTATCCCCAATTTTTTAAActggctaaactaccccaaatcattagtggtaattaagttaattaattgttaattagtttagttagattaaaatcagatttagggataaaattttgataaaagaaaaattgtgtttttgtgttgtggagaggaagaagttgagtttttgggggattccagtagaggaatcatattgctcaaaatgaaggaactaatcctcaaaatgaagaacccgaagcttAAAACAATctggtaaacttcctatactcttcaaattgtatgaatgatgttccaagtggtcgattcatgtacactatgcaactactcagagtgagggtcgttaagtcgagagggtaataaacgaacgactctaagaagtcgtcaattacttgacacaacatttgacgactcaaacctgcaacttttgcaggttatgaaaaatcgtcaaccaagtgtgatataattgacgactccagctagttaggtcatatagagtcgttaacttaatatgtttagaacccaacgactctaaaaaaatttactctctgaagatgttactcttagggtatttaattaggcattcctatatactgacggccctagcgagccatttcatagatcaagggtcggcaagcaaaatttataaaaccagacgacccttcaacatcgttaacgacttcaaaaattttaacatgacgacccttcaacatacttaacgactacaaccatttgacatgacgacccttcctattttttgaacaaggaacaaattttgtatcatatagagtcgttagtttCATAAAGAGGTTGTCAAACAAAGAATCGTTAATGCTTTAGAAATATATTGACGACCCTGTCACTAGGGACAGAGAGGTGGTTCTGCATAAGACAGAGACGTTCGTATTTAAAAAGTGTCGTCGAGAAGAGTCGTTAACGATTTAGAAATCCCTAAACGACACTATTCTAAGGCAGAAAACTaggtttagggtcgttatctactacaccctaatgattaactattttttatcaatttaacatgcatatcaaaaatcgttaagcaataaaaaaccgtggttaacaaccctggaactgtaactgcaattttgcagttgaaaacctaatttttcaatcaacaaatcaaattaaaacgcAAACCCAACTTATATTAAggggttttagttcacttacgacgatgaatcagtgagaattttttttctcagaagtcgttaatggaatgggaaacagtgggagagagggagcggaggagaagaagaatgggaggagaagaagttattagagaagggtaaaatagttatttcaccatcattttggaagccccatatatcttttggtgtgggtataaaatgtatcttggcccccaattagtttccatggcTCCCAATTCAGCCTTGAAATTTAACGAGTTTGAATCCACGAAAAGAGATAAAAATTTTGCATATATTATTATTGTAagggagaaaacatataaacaTGTATACGTAGGGCATATTACCATTAACCAATAAGAAATATGTTTCCTAACTTAATTCTTAAGgaaccaaaacaaaagtaacacaaaaactcaaaataacAAAAGTAACATAAAAACTCCAAAGGTATTTTTGCCACCACTAACTACCACTACTAACAACCAGCACCACatccaccaacaaatactagcattaCCATCACCATAAAAAGCATAGTATCATTTCATCATAAACTTACCGTATCATctttaaaatctttggtttcatgataaaaaataGGCAAAAATATGTGGTTTcatcatagaatttgatgaaaccaattttgtttagagtttttgtatcaaattttaaaaatttgggatttttgtatcaattttgtttaatataaagttttaatggatcccaacatttgaacggAGTTTTTGTACTCCAAATCTGATCACCTTCGTGTTTTACTACTAGTTTGATTTGGGTTAATCCCAAATATTTGTCTGAGTTTGGGTTTTCCCAACCCAAATTAACCGACATCACCAAATTTGAGTTCTTCACCTCGGATCATGTATTTACGCATGAGACGATCATAACAAAATCACCTCTGCAAGGAATCAAACCGACCATAATTCACTTAATAGCTTTGCTGGAAGGCCTCCACCTggttcctaagaacctctaccAAAATGGTCTAACCAAACCGGAAgaatgtggatcaatttcgagcGATGACGAAACTTAACCCAGATACTACTTCTGTTTATATATATCAGATGGATTGTTTTAAACATCTATCTTCACGAGCAAAATATATTCTTCTTCTAGGATTTCTCTGACAAAGTGAAATCGTGTTTGCTTCTAGCATAATGCATTTGATTCTTAGCAAAGTATATTGAACTAAGACTATAACAATGCATGGGAATCTGTTCCTCCACAAAACCCAAGTCATCTAGCAAACTATGTAACCATATAGCCTCTTTAAATGCCTCTGTCACTGCCATATACCCTGCTTTAGTAGTTGAGAGAGCCGTAATAGACTGCAAAATGGATCTCCAACTTATTGGTTCTTCAAATAacaagggtaccaagtacaccacaatcttttcgatgtcaacctataagtcctataccttgtgtgatctaatatagacagagattatcaagaagataacaaaccacaaggtatacaatttgttagagcattgctcgattgaacccgcCAAgtgttggttgtcatattttagtatcaaaactcataagttgcttaattagattactagagtcaactttgttcggttagactaggaagtttagaaatgttgagacataaaagtattactctgaagacctgaagaatacgaagacgtatcgacatcaaagaagacaccatccttccacttaaggttagtaatacatgacttgacttgtttccatttctacatCGTAAGCTTTCAAGTTCTTTCTGATTGTAAACATAACATGccaagttatatacatgaaactctagtattagatactttgatcatcttattatgatcaaagtgtcaaggaataatATATCAATAGTTGTCAAtgttttatattggtatattatattacgaagtataatgcttatcttttgaacttcgtaattgcgacatcaaTATAATCGTTGTAACTTATTACTAAATTCTGTAGTGAACATAGGTTtaatttcatgcctagaaaactatgtttaattacatgagtttaaggaatctTAGTTGAAAGAAGCCGATAGGATTGAAGGTATGATTTTCATTGAAGATATAAAGTTtgaccgatcctaacctatatagagaatcaaggtagaaccgatcctaacttatgttgggagtcaaggtataaccgatccctacTTATAGTGGAAgtgaaggtagaaccgatcttaacctatattgggagtcaaggtggAACTGGTCCCAATAGGAAAAACCAATTTCCTTAGTCACAttcactttagggtttgtgtgatttggaaatttggtttgcaaaataggaatgTTTAAGATGTCGACGtaatgagtaatttgaatatgagcacaaatattatgttttattgttcaaatatattccttgatactcaaggtgagatcccaaacagaaatatttgagaattttttgagattttcgaatgtatatgttttgttttaccagcaaTCAAATCATATCTCTGGAAacatatattagttaagtgctagatAATATTGAGTTTTCCAATAGGGATTTCagttatacagttggatattggttgtaATTAGACAAAAAcaatttaggtgctttattgcatatcttgagaatattttcggttatggaaattccttggcatCCAAACTAccctggtctataaatagtgaagtttgttcttcgtaCAAACTTATCTTGATGCAGGCACTTCGTTTCGTAATCACTGTTGTAGCCGACTAataatattacttgtaatactatcttggagaggataGTAACGTGATTAATCGAAATCTCTTACATCCgctggtttaaagacttctttgggatcaagaagcgtctactagtaacgctggtgggaaactagaattgcattgctattttagttttcgattattgatttgatttacttacggttgttaactcttgattgcacttagtttgattattcttgagagccttctcttctgaaatAAGTCCACTCAAACTATATCAATAGATTAGTGGTAGTTCAGATCTGATTTTAGATCAGACGTTGACTTgtgatccattgttaacagatctAAAGATCTACCCCTAGTTCAGATATACTTACTGCATGTGAAATTTCTGGCCTCgcatacatcaagctaccaacaatattaatataTGTGACTTGGCAATATAGTCTCGTCATTCTTCTGTAGTAGGAGATATATCAAAATTCAACTTAAAGTGAGGAGCAAATGGAGTTCTTAAAGATTTAATTCCTTCGTTGACACCAAATTTCTATAACACTTTTTTCAAATATGCCTTTTAAGACAAACAAGCTTTACCATTTTCCATGTCGCAATGAATCTCCTTACCAAATTTCTTTTTAGCTTCTTCCATATCTTTCATCTCAGACTTAGTCAAAAAATTTGTGCTTCAAATTGTCAAAttctttcttgttattcgatgttatcctcatatcatcgacatacaagagaaaaatatatgaaaaacCCATCATGTAGCTTCTTGAAGCATACACAATGGTCATGGTGACTTCCTGTGTATGTTTGACCAATCATAAACCGATCAAATCGCTTGTACCACTGTCTTAGAGAATATTTCAGCCCATACGACAATCTTTTTAGCttacatacacaatcttcttATTCAGCACTTTAACCCACCTGGTTGAGTCATATAGATCTTCTattctagatcaccatgtaagacTCGTCTTAGCATCCAGATAAACTAGATCTAAATTATATTTGCTATCAAGGACAATAAAATTCGGATTGATAAGTGTATCACAAGTGGAGAGAAtacctcattgtagtcaatcccttctcTTCGGGCATAACCTTTCGCAATTTGACTTGTATAGTGTACTTGATTCACTTGATAACCTTTTTATTAGTATATACCCATTTACACCCAATAAccttcttaccgttcggaagATTTGTAAGAACACATGTGCCACTTTTGTGAAGACACTCAATTTCATCTTGCATAGCAACTTCTCATTCCTCGCGCTCTACACTATGTATAACCTCAGAATAGGTATTAAGAATACATTCTTCGACAACTGATAATGTATAAGCTACAAAAGCATTCATCCAACCAGGTTTTCATGGTTTGTATTCTcagtttattgatttttattgtcTCAGTGACCGTAGCTTCTGTATCTTATACTACTCCGTGTTCATCTTCATTAACAACATCACTATCATTTGGAATTTCGATAATTACCTCCCTTATAGACGTCGCGCCTTCGGAAGTATACGTAATATATTGAAGTGGTGAAGTTGCATCGATCTCCACTTTTTATAAAGGCTTACTTGTATCGATAGTTTTCTCTACCCGCCGAGAACTCTAAAACTTCATGCCATAGACGTTTTATATATTAAACGTAACGTCTCAACTCATGAatatcttattttctttattggATTCCATATTTTGAACCCCTTCGCTCCTTTCTACACACCCATAAAGATCCCTTTAACAACACGACTAT
This portion of the Papaver somniferum cultivar HN1 chromosome 11, ASM357369v1, whole genome shotgun sequence genome encodes:
- the LOC113322776 gene encoding glutamyl-tRNA(Gln) amidotransferase subunit B, chloroplastic/mitochondrial-like, translated to MASLCFRGLRTHSSILCPSSLFSTSNGVFFCTMQTTKTEKTNTRTDKTKRTQIKASTSTSTKLVKENEQRLNDYEAVIGIETHVQLSTLTKAFCSCPYNYGSQPNTTVCPICMGLPGALPIFNSKVIECAVKLGLALNCKLAMTSKFDRKQYFYPDLPKGYQISQFDVPIASGGYVDLDLPLEFGGGHRKFGITRVHMEEDAGKLMHSETGMYSQVDLNRAGVPLLEIVSEPDMRTGIEAAEYAAEIQRLVRYLGVGNGNMQEGSLRCDVNVSVRPIGQAEFGTKVEIKNMNSFSAMHRAIDFEISRQVLLHNQGLADQIVQETRLWEEGAQKTATMRKKEGLADYRYFPEPDLPEVVLTEDYVESIRASLPELPEMKRRRFENMGLSMQDVLFLANDTNVCKFFESAVDKGADVKMAANWIMGDIAAYLKNEKLSITEIKLTPQELAELISFIKGGIISGKIGKDILFEIIAKGGTVKAVIEEKDLVQITDPSEIEKMIVKVIEENPQQVEKYRGGKTKLQGFFAGQVMKASKGKANPVLLNKILLEKLHAKS